In the bacterium genome, TAGCTTCCCTGCCTATATTATTAAGTATTTAGTAACTTAGAACCTTTTTTGTCCCTAAGACGTCAAAATAATTAGTCCGACAATTTAAGGGGGAGGTCGAAATCCCTTCGCTAGGTTTAGAAACGGCCATGTTAGATTGACAACATGACAGGTATGTGGTACAGTTAGTTCGCAATTGAGTTCGCCGGAGGAAGGATTAATGGCTCTTAAGGTTCTGGTTTGTGATGACGAACGACACATCGTACGATTGATTCAGGTCAACCTTGAAAGGCAAGGCTGGACAGTTGTTGTTGCGTATGATGGTTTAGAAGGACTAGAAAAAGTTAAGTCTGAGAACCCTGATATATTGGTTCTCGATGTAATGATGCCGCAGATGGACGGTTTTGAAGTCCTTAAATCAATTCGAAAAGATCCGAACACTCGCGATCTATCTGTAATCATGCTTACAGCAAAAGCTCAGGATGCTGATGTTTTTCAAGGATGGCAATCCGGAGCTGATCTTTATCTAACAAAGCCGTTCAACCCAATGGAATTGATTACGTTTATTAAGCGTATTGTCAGCTCCAAGGAAGACGAAGACGGATCCCTTTACGAACTTTAAGCCCAGAGTAAGAGGCAGTCATCGGCATGAAAAAGACAGTTATGTTTGGAGTCCTCGCAGCGCTTGTCGGTATAGGAACGGCATCAATTATGTATGCCAATCGTATACGGCGTAATGCTGCTTTGGAGCCGGAGAAAAGTATCGACAGCCTTGTAGACTATTGTCAGACGAAAGTCGATCAATTAGATAATCTACTAAAGAGCTTGCCGTCAAAGCCGACTTCATCAAACGCTCGCCATGCAGTTTGATCCAAGATTGTTTTGATAAACCAAAAGATATTAAGCGGAAGGGTGATCCCCTATCCGCTTTTTGCTTTTTCCGAATTCAAGCTCAGCTATAACGTCCGATAAGATATATTATGTAAACTGATATTTTATTTTTATTCTGCGATGGATGTTCTTTTATTGAGCTTTAATTGAGTTACTAGTGAACTATTCTTCTTGAAATTCGTTTTCTTATTATGAACATGTCTCAGTAATGGAGGTTTTCAATAAATGGTTCTCAACATCAAACGTTTCGCCTTGATTTTAGGCTGTGTTACTCTTATTGCTTCTATCGCCTTTGCTGTTGCACCTGGGCGTAGTCTTGGTAATAAACAAGTTCGTAAGGCTAATAACGTACATGCTCAAAAGGCATTGAACTTAACCCCTGAGCAAAAAAGCCTGATTCATGACATACGCGTTAAATCACGTGAAGAAGCTAAAACAATAAAGCAATCTAACCTTCCCCCTGTCGAGAAGCGCAAAGCGCTTGCTGAATTAAGACAAAACACAAGAGCACACGTAGCTGCTCTCTTGACTCCAGTACAGAAAGAAAAGGGCGAAAAGTTACAAAAAGCTCGTCTTTCTAGGAAAATTGAGAAACTCAGACTTAGAAGAGCAATGGTAGACATGACTCCTGAACAGCGTGCTGATGTAACAAGCATCATGAAGCTGTCCCGCGAACAAGCAAAAGCCATCAAGCAAGATAAAAGTTTATCTCCTACCGAAAAACGCCAACGTCTCCAAGCGCTTAGAAAAGACACGATGGCAAAAATCCGAGCTATTTCGGGGAAGTAGCCAGGGATTGAAGCAACTCTTAAACGTCAACGAGTAATTGTTCAAAACATTCAGGAGACAGCCCTGCATCATCTAAAATGCTTTTTAATGTCTTTGGATGAAGAATTTTCACACTGTGGAAAGGAATTGTTACTCGTTGGCCGTTATTGTTTCTATATATTCGATGACTGCCATTTTGCCTATTTAGTTTAAAACCGATCTTTTCTAACACTCTGATTATTTCAACCGATGTGACGCGAGGCAATCGTGGCATCAGGCAACAACCTCAAGAGTTGCTACACTTATCAATTCAGGAATTTCTATCACTTCGCCATTAGCCAATCGATCTTGAATATGCAGTGAGATAGCGTCTTTGATATTGGCTAATGCCTCTTCATAGGTATCACCTTGAGAATAGCAACCTTGTAGAGAAGGGCATTTTACAAAGTAGCCGTCTTTATCTTTTTCGATAATGATCGGAAGGATATATTTTTTCATAAGACCTCTTCCCTACTCTTCTTGTCTTGTCGATTCGATGATGCTTTCAGACATGTAAATGGGGGCTTTGAAGCGGATAGCTAGGGCGATTGCGTCGCTTGGGCGGCTATCAATCTCGATAAGTTGATCATTTTGACTTAGATAAACCTTAGCATAGAAGACTTCGTTCCAAAGATCGTCGACAAGCGCTTTTTCTACAGAGGCTCCGAGCTTTTCGATGAAGGTTTTCATTAAATCGTGTGTCAGAGGGCGTGGAGGGGACTCATTCTCAATTGCCATAGTGATAGAGAGAGCTTCAAAAGGGCCGATAAGAATTGGGACGCGCCGGCCTTTATTGTCTTGAACCAACACAAAGCGCTGGATTGTCGCCCCAGG is a window encoding:
- a CDS encoding bifunctional nuclease family protein, whose product is MNDEEKDQPDESELPDDKSFEKPPSFFKSDFDHSDDREIEVKVIGVFQHEEPGATIQRFVLVQDNKGRRVPILIGPFEALSITMAIENESPPRPLTHDLMKTFIEKLGASVEKALVDDLWNEVFYAKVYLSQNDQLIEIDSRPSDAIALAIRFKAPIYMSESIIESTRQEE
- a CDS encoding type II toxin-antitoxin system HicA family toxin translates to MPRLPRVTSVEIIRVLEKIGFKLNRQNGSHRIYRNNNGQRVTIPFHSVKILHPKTLKSILDDAGLSPECFEQLLVDV
- a CDS encoding type II toxin-antitoxin system HicB family antitoxin, which encodes MKKYILPIIIEKDKDGYFVKCPSLQGCYSQGDTYEEALANIKDAISLHIQDRLANGEVIEIPELISVATLEVVA
- a CDS encoding response regulator, translating into MALKVLVCDDERHIVRLIQVNLERQGWTVVVAYDGLEGLEKVKSENPDILVLDVMMPQMDGFEVLKSIRKDPNTRDLSVIMLTAKAQDADVFQGWQSGADLYLTKPFNPMELITFIKRIVSSKEDEDGSLYEL